From Triticum aestivum cultivar Chinese Spring chromosome 4A, IWGSC CS RefSeq v2.1, whole genome shotgun sequence, a single genomic window includes:
- the LOC123082481 gene encoding histidine-containing phosphotransfer protein 2-like isoform X1, giving the protein MAAAAIRGQINVLIATMFNTGLVDDAFLQLQRMREQGRETPAHVVEVMNRFLIDAERIINDITGLMINEPEVDFDKVDGLVQQLKVTCSSVGAKRLNLCCVQHFSPEAKNKEGYLEALGRVRFQFYDLRSMFKIIMEAVPYVPMLWSSILWHVVLSRSK; this is encoded by the exons ATGGCGGCCGCCGCGATAAGGGGCCAGATCAACGTCCTCATCGCCACCATGTTCAACACG GGTCTGGTGGACGACGCTTTCTTGCAGCTGCAGAGGATGCGGGAGCAGGGCCGCGAAACCCCGGCCCACGTCGTTGAGGTCATGAACCGCTTCCTCATCGACGCCGAGAGGATCATCAACGACATCACCGGCCTGATGAT AAACGAGCCCGAGGTGGACTTCGACAAGGTGGACGGCCTGGTGCAGCAGCTGAAGGTGACCTGCAGCAG TGTTGGTGCTAAGAGATTGAACCTCTGCTGCGTGCAACACTTCAGTCCTGAGGCAAAAAACAAAGAAGG GTACCTCGAGGCACTGGGTCGTGTCAGGTTTCAGTTCTACGATTTACGCAGCATGTTCAAGATCATAATGGAGGCAGTCCCTTATGTCCCTATGCT CTGGAGCAGCATCTTGTGGCATGTGGTCCTAAGTAGGAGTAAGTGA
- the LOC123082481 gene encoding histidine-containing phosphotransfer protein 2-like isoform X2, giving the protein MAAAAIRGQINVLIATMFNTGLVDDAFLQLQRMREQGRETPAHVVEVMNRFLIDAERIINDITGLMINEPEVDFDKVDGLVQQLKVTCSSVGAKRLNLCCVQHFSPEAKNKEGYLEALGRVRFQFYDLRSMFKIIMELEQHLVACGPK; this is encoded by the exons ATGGCGGCCGCCGCGATAAGGGGCCAGATCAACGTCCTCATCGCCACCATGTTCAACACG GGTCTGGTGGACGACGCTTTCTTGCAGCTGCAGAGGATGCGGGAGCAGGGCCGCGAAACCCCGGCCCACGTCGTTGAGGTCATGAACCGCTTCCTCATCGACGCCGAGAGGATCATCAACGACATCACCGGCCTGATGAT AAACGAGCCCGAGGTGGACTTCGACAAGGTGGACGGCCTGGTGCAGCAGCTGAAGGTGACCTGCAGCAG TGTTGGTGCTAAGAGATTGAACCTCTGCTGCGTGCAACACTTCAGTCCTGAGGCAAAAAACAAAGAAGG GTACCTCGAGGCACTGGGTCGTGTCAGGTTTCAGTTCTACGATTTACGCAGCATGTTCAAGATCATAATGGAG CTGGAGCAGCATCTTGTGGCATGTGGTCCTAAGTAG